One window of Papaver somniferum cultivar HN1 chromosome 9, ASM357369v1, whole genome shotgun sequence genomic DNA carries:
- the LOC113310896 gene encoding uncharacterized protein LOC113310896 isoform X1 yields MSAGVCGKRLGFEEIFGSSSSPSNKRSRRYSPVRDFGFGSSSEDKISILLRMFPSMDRELVESVLNTHNHKIEDAIESLNALCIGDVSARTELQSPDSMMNANSPSVQGAGSIQEAEEKIEELKEKDAAAESRNPMDGASWVDIFVQEMMSASDLDDARRRAARMLKAFEKSVADNARASHEQEIAVMKEHLQNMLRDNQILKRAVAIQHERNLEHEGKVREVEQLKHVLGQYHEQIKTLEMNNYTLKVHLQRAQGSSSIPGNFHPDIF; encoded by the exons ATGTCTGCAGGGGTCTGTGGGAAACGTTTAGGGTTCGAAGAAATCTTCGGATCTTCATCATCACCTTCTAATAAGAGATCAAGAAGGTATTCACCTGTTCGTGATTTTGGGTTTGGTTCTTCTTCTGAAGATAAGATTTCAATCTTACTCCGTATGTTCCCTTCTATGGATCGTGAG ttggtGGAAAGTGTTCTgaatacacataatcataaaattgAAGATGCAATTGAGAGTCTAAATGCTCTGTGTATTGGGGATGTTTCTGCGAGAACTGAATTACAAAGTCCCGATTCAATGATGAACGCCAATAGTCCTTCGGTTCAAG GTGCAGGGAGTATTCAAGAAGCAGAGGAGAAGATTGAAGAATTGAAAGAAAAGGATGCGGCTGCTGAATCTAGAAATCCCATGGATGGGGCTTCATGGGTGGATATTTTTGTTCAAGAAATGATGAGCGCTTCAGACCTTGATGATGCTAGGAGACGTGCTGCAAGGATGTTGAAAGCGTTTGAGAAGAGTGTTGCTGACAATGCAAGAGCATCACATGAG CAAGAGATTGCGGTAATGAAAGAGCATCTGCAGAACATGTTACGAGACAATCAGATTCTTAAGAGAGCTGTTGCCATACAGCATGAACGTAATTTAGAGCATGAGGGTAAGGTGAGGGAAGTGGAGCAACTGAAGCATGTGCTTGGCCAGTACCATGAGCAAATCAAAACATTAGAG ATGAACAATTACACACTGAAGGTCCATTTGCAAAGGGCGCAAGGAAGTAGTTCCATTCCGGGAAATTTTCATCCCGACATATTCTAA
- the LOC113310896 gene encoding uncharacterized protein LOC113310896 isoform X2, giving the protein MSAGVCGKRLGFEEIFGSSSSPSNKRSRRYSPVRDFGFGSSSEDKISILLRMFPSMDRELVESVLNTHNHKIEDAIESLNALCIGDVSARTELQSPDSMMNANSPSVQGSIQEAEEKIEELKEKDAAAESRNPMDGASWVDIFVQEMMSASDLDDARRRAARMLKAFEKSVADNARASHEQEIAVMKEHLQNMLRDNQILKRAVAIQHERNLEHEGKVREVEQLKHVLGQYHEQIKTLEMNNYTLKVHLQRAQGSSSIPGNFHPDIF; this is encoded by the exons ATGTCTGCAGGGGTCTGTGGGAAACGTTTAGGGTTCGAAGAAATCTTCGGATCTTCATCATCACCTTCTAATAAGAGATCAAGAAGGTATTCACCTGTTCGTGATTTTGGGTTTGGTTCTTCTTCTGAAGATAAGATTTCAATCTTACTCCGTATGTTCCCTTCTATGGATCGTGAG ttggtGGAAAGTGTTCTgaatacacataatcataaaattgAAGATGCAATTGAGAGTCTAAATGCTCTGTGTATTGGGGATGTTTCTGCGAGAACTGAATTACAAAGTCCCGATTCAATGATGAACGCCAATAGTCCTTCGGTTCAAG GGAGTATTCAAGAAGCAGAGGAGAAGATTGAAGAATTGAAAGAAAAGGATGCGGCTGCTGAATCTAGAAATCCCATGGATGGGGCTTCATGGGTGGATATTTTTGTTCAAGAAATGATGAGCGCTTCAGACCTTGATGATGCTAGGAGACGTGCTGCAAGGATGTTGAAAGCGTTTGAGAAGAGTGTTGCTGACAATGCAAGAGCATCACATGAG CAAGAGATTGCGGTAATGAAAGAGCATCTGCAGAACATGTTACGAGACAATCAGATTCTTAAGAGAGCTGTTGCCATACAGCATGAACGTAATTTAGAGCATGAGGGTAAGGTGAGGGAAGTGGAGCAACTGAAGCATGTGCTTGGCCAGTACCATGAGCAAATCAAAACATTAGAG ATGAACAATTACACACTGAAGGTCCATTTGCAAAGGGCGCAAGGAAGTAGTTCCATTCCGGGAAATTTTCATCCCGACATATTCTAA
- the LOC113309418 gene encoding UDP-glucuronic acid decarboxylase 6 has translation MATNGEAKKPPTPSPLRNSKFFQSNMRILVTGGAGFIGSHLVDRLMENEKNEVIVADNYFTGSKDNLKKWIGHPRFELIRHDVTEPLLVEVDQIYHLACPASPIFYKYNAVKTIKTNVIGTLNMLGLAKRVGARILLTSTSEVYGDPLVHPQTEDYWGNVNPIGVRSCYDEGKRVAETLMFDYHRQHGIEIRIARIFNTYGPRMNIDDGRVVSNFIAQALRGEALTVQAPGTQTRSFCYVSDMVDGLIRLMEGENTGPINIGNPGEFTMMELAETVKELINQDVQIKNVENTPDDPRQRKPDITKAKELLGWEPKVNLREGLPLMEQDFRQRLGVPK, from the exons ATGGCAACTAATGGAGAGGCGAAGAAACCACCAACTCCATCTCCTTTGAGAAACTCCAAATTTTTTcag TCAAATATGCGTATTTTGGTTACTGGGGGAGCTGGATTCATTGGCTCTCACCTTGTTGATCGGTTGATGGAGAATGAGAAAAATGAG GTTATTGTAGCCGATAACTACTTCACTGGGTCAAAGGATAACCTGAAAAAATGGATTGGTCATCCAAGATTCGAGCTTATCCGTCACG ATGTGACTGAGCCATTGCTTGTTGAAGTTGATCAGATTTACCATCTTGCTTGCCCTGCTTCCCCAATTTTCTATAAATACAATGCTGTAAAA ACAATCAAGACAAATGTCATCGGCACATTGAATATGCTGGGACTTGCCAAGCGTGTTGGAGCAAG GATTTTACTCACATCAACTTCAGAGGTGTATGGTGACCCACTTGTGCATCCCCAAACTGAGGATTACTGGGGCAATGTAAACCCTATTG GTGTCAGGAGTTGCTATGATGAGGGAAAACGTGTAGCTGAAACTTTGATGTTTGATTACCACAGGCAGCACGGCATTG AAATCCGCATTGCTAGGATCTTCAATACATATGGACCTCGCATGAATATTGATGATGGACGTGTTGTCAGCAATTTCATTGCTCAAGCACTAAG aggtGAAGCATTGACTGTACAAGCTCCAGGAACACAAACCAGAAGTTTCTGCTATGTTTCTGACATG GTTGATGGCCTTATTCGTCTAATGGAAGGAGAAAACACTGGACCAATTAACATCGGGAACCCAG GTGAATTCACAATGATGGAACTTGCCGAGACAGTGAAGGAGCTAATTAATCAAGACGTGCAGATCAAGAACGTGGAAAACACACCAGATGATCCGCGCCAGAGGAAGCCAGACATCACAAAAGCAAAGGAGTTGTTGGGATGGGAACCTAAGGTTAACTTGCGGGAAGGACTTCCCTTGATGGAGCAAGATTTCCGTCAGAGGCTTGGAGTTCCTAAATAG